One Vibrio pomeroyi genomic region harbors:
- a CDS encoding glycerate kinase: protein MKIVIAPDSFKESLDAHQVASCIERGFADVFPYAEFVKLPLADGGEGTVDVLLTALNGKKQLLQTTDALGRECTAYWASLEQTVDGANVKTALVEFAQASGLDRLTVEERAPLIASSFGTGLLIKDALDQGVAQVIIGLGGSATNDAGAGILQALGGKLLDKQGNELSGGGAELSQLASIDLDGLHPRCKEVTFVVACDVNNPLCGESGASAVFGPQKGASQIHVQQLDAAIGHFADIAQAQTGVNHRDSTGFGAAGGTPLGLSLAFNIHIKAGIEMVLDALDADKVLEGASLVVTGEGQMDNQTLQGKTPFGIAQRAQKLNIPTIGIAGSLGEDVEKLYGSMSSLFGTVRSPQSLDQVLSEANQNLTRSARNIAATLKLGGQIFNEK, encoded by the coding sequence ATGAAAATTGTAATTGCCCCTGATTCATTTAAAGAATCACTCGACGCTCATCAAGTTGCGTCTTGCATTGAGCGTGGATTTGCCGATGTTTTCCCTTACGCAGAGTTCGTAAAACTGCCTCTCGCTGATGGTGGTGAAGGTACCGTAGACGTGTTGCTAACCGCGCTTAATGGTAAGAAACAGCTGCTACAAACAACAGACGCACTAGGTCGAGAATGTACGGCTTATTGGGCTTCGTTAGAACAGACAGTTGATGGCGCTAACGTAAAAACTGCCTTGGTGGAATTTGCTCAAGCATCGGGTTTAGACCGACTAACCGTAGAAGAAAGAGCACCGTTAATCGCATCTTCGTTTGGTACAGGGTTATTGATTAAAGATGCATTAGATCAAGGTGTTGCACAAGTCATTATTGGTTTGGGCGGCAGCGCAACCAATGATGCAGGCGCAGGCATTTTACAAGCGCTGGGAGGCAAGTTATTAGACAAGCAAGGCAACGAGTTATCTGGTGGCGGCGCCGAGTTAAGTCAGCTAGCAAGCATCGATCTTGATGGACTGCACCCTAGATGCAAAGAAGTGACGTTCGTGGTCGCATGTGATGTGAATAATCCATTATGTGGCGAAAGCGGAGCAAGTGCCGTGTTTGGCCCGCAAAAAGGCGCATCACAAATTCACGTTCAACAGCTTGATGCTGCCATTGGGCACTTTGCGGATATTGCTCAGGCGCAGACAGGTGTTAATCATCGTGACAGCACGGGCTTTGGTGCTGCTGGTGGAACGCCGTTAGGGCTAAGCCTAGCGTTCAATATCCATATTAAAGCGGGTATAGAGATGGTACTGGATGCGTTGGATGCGGATAAGGTGCTTGAAGGCGCTTCATTGGTCGTGACGGGTGAAGGGCAGATGGATAACCAAACCCTGCAAGGTAAGACTCCGTTTGGTATCGCTCAGCGTGCTCAAAAACTGAATATTCCGACCATTGGTATCGCTGGTTCTTTGGGTGAAGACGTTGAAAAGCTTTACGGTTCAATGTCTAGCCTGTTTGGAACCGTGCGTTCACCTCAGTCCTTAGACCAAGTTTTATCAGAAGCGAATCAAAACCTGACTCGTAGTGCCCGTAATATCGCCGCAACGCTCAAGCTTGGCGGCCAGATTTTTAATGAGAAGTAA
- a CDS encoding putative quinol monooxygenase translates to MSKLTIIATIVSKEDKTELVKSEMIKLIDKTRVEDGCINYDLHQDNSNPAHFVFHENWESEAHLEKHLASQHIADYMAATEGCIETFMLNKMTHIA, encoded by the coding sequence ATGAGCAAGCTAACTATTATAGCAACGATCGTCTCTAAAGAAGACAAAACTGAGCTAGTTAAATCAGAGATGATTAAATTGATCGATAAAACCCGTGTTGAAGACGGCTGTATTAACTACGATTTGCACCAAGATAACAGTAACCCTGCTCACTTTGTTTTTCATGAGAACTGGGAGTCTGAAGCTCATCTAGAGAAACACTTAGCGAGCCAACACATCGCTGACTACATGGCTGCGACTGAAGGTTGTATTGAAACCTTTATGCTTAACAAAATGACGCACATTGCTTAG
- the manA gene encoding mannose-6-phosphate isomerase, class I has translation MSLFKLDNVIQNYAWGSKDSINQLFGIVNPNQEPQAEIWMGAHPNGCSKVGDTGESLSHMIDENKIDVLGGYTAARFGELPFLFKVLAAETPLSIQVHPNKRKSELGFERENALGIPLNASNRNYKDPNHKPELVYALTFYKAMNGFRPIDDIIALFEEADIPSLAIELNVLKANADSDSLKSFFSAIMSLEGDRKASALNELYAAHARPAKTVMGREALQYSIEFKQHYPGDIGLFAPLMLNTVELAPGEAMFLFAETPHAYVQGTGLEIMANSDNVLRAGLTPKYIDVPELIDNTIFEPIKPEDICLKPVLKEGKMSYPIPVDDFGFDILSATDESKSQYLRSAEILFCVEGEATITSEGRSVSLKPGESVFVSSNSSVYQYQGNGILARAFN, from the coding sequence ATGTCTCTATTTAAACTCGACAACGTTATTCAAAACTACGCATGGGGAAGCAAAGACTCCATCAACCAACTGTTTGGTATTGTGAACCCAAACCAAGAACCGCAAGCAGAAATTTGGATGGGTGCTCATCCTAATGGTTGCTCAAAAGTAGGTGATACCGGTGAGTCGCTTTCTCACATGATCGATGAAAACAAAATCGATGTCTTAGGCGGGTACACGGCGGCACGTTTCGGTGAATTACCTTTTCTATTTAAGGTGTTGGCCGCTGAAACGCCATTATCGATTCAGGTTCATCCGAATAAGCGAAAATCAGAGTTAGGTTTTGAGCGAGAGAATGCACTTGGCATCCCTTTGAATGCGTCTAATCGTAACTACAAAGATCCAAATCATAAACCTGAGTTGGTTTATGCGTTGACCTTTTACAAAGCGATGAATGGCTTTCGTCCAATCGACGATATCATTGCCCTGTTCGAAGAAGCGGATATTCCTTCGCTAGCGATTGAGCTTAATGTCCTAAAAGCCAATGCCGACAGTGATTCTCTGAAGTCTTTCTTTAGCGCCATTATGTCTCTTGAAGGTGACCGCAAAGCGTCTGCGCTTAATGAGCTTTATGCTGCACATGCGCGACCAGCCAAAACGGTCATGGGGCGTGAAGCTCTTCAATACAGCATTGAGTTCAAGCAGCATTATCCAGGTGATATTGGCTTATTTGCGCCATTAATGCTTAACACGGTTGAACTGGCGCCCGGTGAAGCGATGTTCCTGTTCGCAGAAACCCCACATGCTTATGTTCAAGGTACGGGTTTAGAGATTATGGCAAACTCAGACAATGTGCTGCGTGCCGGTCTCACTCCCAAATATATCGATGTTCCTGAGCTTATCGACAACACAATCTTTGAGCCGATTAAGCCAGAAGATATCTGCCTTAAGCCTGTATTGAAAGAGGGCAAGATGAGCTATCCGATTCCAGTGGATGACTTTGGCTTTGATATCTTGTCTGCGACTGATGAGAGTAAGTCGCAGTATCTACGTAGCGCGGAGATCTTGTTCTGTGTGGAAGGAGAGGCGACCATCACTTCAGAAGGACGGTCAGTTTCACTTAAGCCCGGAGAATCGGTCTTTGTAAGTAGTAATTCAAGTGTTTACCAATATCAAGGGAATGGCATTTTGGCTCGTGCTTTTAACTAG